One region of Ferrovum sp. JA12 genomic DNA includes:
- a CDS encoding SDR family NAD(P)-dependent oxidoreductase: MFFSSNPPISSWQNKVIWIIGASSGIGAALTSQLVKKGSQLVISARSVDKLELVANESKTLQNTLQPCIIPCDIGITEDIHAAYQKIIALYGHIDLVIIASGLYDALSAKDFNPLKLPLISQTIDTNLMGYYRVLSHVIPGFLSQQQGAVAMISSVAGYSGLPNALAYAPTKAALNNLAEGLYSELHPHHIGIYLICPGFVATPMTSQNRFPMPALITPEQAALAIINGFEQGCFEIHFPKRFTLFLQFLRRLPRSWYIKIIALTVAKNTTLS; encoded by the coding sequence ATGTTTTTTTCATCAAATCCACCCATTTCTTCTTGGCAAAACAAGGTGATATGGATTATTGGTGCCTCCAGCGGCATAGGAGCAGCCTTAACCAGTCAGTTAGTAAAAAAAGGGAGCCAACTGGTTATTTCAGCGCGCTCTGTGGATAAACTTGAGTTAGTGGCCAATGAGAGTAAGACTCTTCAGAATACCCTTCAACCCTGTATTATCCCGTGCGACATTGGTATAACAGAGGATATTCATGCCGCTTATCAGAAAATCATAGCACTTTATGGCCATATTGACTTAGTGATTATTGCCTCAGGCCTCTATGATGCCCTAAGTGCCAAAGACTTTAACCCACTAAAGTTGCCTCTGATCAGCCAAACGATTGATACTAATTTGATGGGTTATTACCGCGTTCTCAGTCATGTGATCCCAGGGTTCTTAAGTCAACAGCAGGGAGCTGTGGCCATGATTAGTAGTGTGGCGGGATACAGTGGACTGCCCAATGCTCTGGCTTACGCGCCCACCAAGGCTGCCTTAAATAATCTCGCTGAGGGTCTTTACAGCGAACTGCATCCTCACCATATTGGCATTTACTTGATTTGCCCAGGTTTTGTTGCCACACCCATGACCTCACAGAATCGTTTCCCGATGCCAGCTTTAATTACTCCAGAGCAAGCGGCTCTAGCCATCATTAACGGATTTGAACAAGGTTGTTTTGAAATACACTTTCCTAAGCGCTTCACGCTGTTTCTACAATTTTTAAGACGGTTACCCCGTTCTTGGTACATTAAAATCATCGCCTTAACTGTTGCAAAAAACACCACTTTGTCATGA
- a CDS encoding NAD(P)/FAD-dependent oxidoreductase — protein MHQIIIVGGGAGGLELATRLGDTLGKKGLAEITLIEKSRTHFWKPHLHELAAGSVDLDIHELDYLAQSFWHNFRYRIGEMTGIDREKQLVHVAPYFDDEGEQVTEERSFYYDTLVMAVGSHTNDFGTPGVSQYAVALESTDEADRFHRRLVNAFLRAHAQSTPLRPEQLQVVIVGAGATGVELAAELHNATRDLVAYNLDRIEPDKHIQIHLVEASTRILPALPVRISDAAQRMLSQLNIQVHTGAAVAQVMENAVCLVNGTVIPGELVVWAAGVKAPHFLTQLGLETNAINQLIVRDTLQTIVDPKIFAIGDCAACAWHGHEGKTIPPRAQAAHQQSNYLIKALPKWMNGEPLTAFRYRDFGSLVSLGDYTTVGHLMGNFAGRSLWVEGLFARYMYISLYKLHEMALHGFWKMALTTLSRFISRRTVPHVKLH, from the coding sequence ATGCACCAAATTATAATTGTTGGTGGTGGTGCGGGAGGCCTTGAGTTAGCAACACGTCTTGGCGATACGCTGGGTAAAAAAGGCCTTGCTGAAATCACGTTAATTGAAAAGTCACGCACTCATTTCTGGAAGCCCCATCTTCATGAATTAGCAGCCGGCAGTGTGGATTTAGATATCCATGAATTAGACTATTTGGCGCAATCCTTTTGGCATAACTTTCGTTATCGTATTGGTGAGATGACGGGTATTGATCGAGAGAAGCAATTGGTTCATGTGGCTCCTTATTTCGATGATGAAGGTGAGCAAGTGACCGAAGAGAGGAGCTTTTACTATGACACATTGGTGATGGCCGTGGGCAGTCATACCAATGACTTTGGCACCCCTGGTGTCAGTCAATATGCCGTCGCCTTGGAGAGTACGGATGAGGCCGATCGTTTTCATCGTCGGTTGGTGAACGCTTTTTTACGTGCCCATGCACAGAGTACGCCGCTGCGCCCTGAGCAACTGCAAGTGGTGATTGTTGGAGCGGGCGCCACGGGAGTTGAGCTGGCCGCAGAGCTTCATAATGCCACCCGTGATCTTGTTGCCTATAACTTAGATCGAATTGAACCTGATAAACATATCCAAATTCATTTGGTTGAAGCCTCAACCAGGATATTACCAGCACTGCCTGTTCGTATTTCAGATGCCGCTCAACGCATGCTTAGTCAATTAAATATTCAAGTGCATACCGGTGCGGCCGTGGCACAAGTGATGGAAAATGCAGTATGCCTCGTGAATGGAACAGTTATCCCAGGTGAGTTGGTGGTGTGGGCGGCAGGGGTTAAAGCGCCGCACTTTTTAACTCAATTGGGACTAGAGACTAATGCCATCAATCAACTAATTGTAAGAGATACGTTACAAACCATTGTGGACCCGAAGATTTTTGCCATAGGTGATTGCGCTGCCTGCGCTTGGCACGGTCATGAGGGAAAAACCATTCCTCCAAGGGCGCAAGCGGCCCATCAGCAATCTAATTATTTGATTAAAGCGCTGCCAAAATGGATGAATGGTGAGCCATTAACTGCATTTCGTTATCGTGATTTTGGTTCTTTAGTCTCCTTAGGTGACTATACGACAGTGGGTCATTTAATGGGTAATTTTGCAGGCCGCAGCTTATGGGTTGAAGGATTATTCGCTCGTTACATGTATATATCATTATATAAACTGCATGAAATGGCCCTTCATGGCTTTTGGAAAATGGCCTTAACCACCCTCTCACGATTTATCAGTCGTCGTACCGTGCCTCATGTCAAACTGCACTAA
- a CDS encoding rhodanese-like domain-containing protein, translating to MKKGYLTLLAEANAVIESCNVTEVNSAQHDSNVLIVDLRETAEILRDGMIPGAFHAPRGLIEFWVDPTSPYHKPVFQEKTHFILYCASGWRSALTAKTLQEMGLPNIKHLEGGFGAWKQSGAPIATKKDPT from the coding sequence ATGAAAAAAGGCTATCTCACTCTTCTTGCGGAAGCAAACGCTGTCATTGAGAGCTGTAACGTTACAGAGGTCAATTCAGCACAGCATGATTCTAATGTCTTAATTGTGGACCTGAGGGAAACCGCCGAAATACTCAGAGACGGGATGATCCCTGGCGCCTTTCATGCACCAAGAGGCCTAATCGAATTTTGGGTGGACCCTACCTCACCTTATCATAAGCCCGTTTTTCAGGAAAAAACACACTTTATTTTGTATTGTGCATCAGGCTGGCGAAGCGCGCTCACTGCCAAAACATTGCAAGAAATGGGCTTACCTAACATAAAACACTTAGAAGGCGGTTTTGGGGCCTGGAAACAGTCAGGGGCCCCAATCGCCACTAAAAAAGACCCAACTTAA
- a CDS encoding fatty acid desaturase: MIDSPNTSIPIISPDAPFPGRRTVRSWLIPLSGKDTMKPLLLLAIDTALFVLLIAATLWFSLWPLKIVVGLMAGFVIGRLFILGHDACHQSLTPSRNLNKVVGRFAFLFSLTPYSLWDIGHNVVHHGQTNLKGFDFVWAPYSVEEFKALSPTRRFLEKLYRNGWAPGLYYFIEMWWNRMYFPSKAYMGAKRQAFVWDGLLVTVFAFVWNALLVIAAVKTHQSVALSVVMGFVIPFVFWNFMIGFVVYAHHTHTSVAWYDNKSEWSAAQPYVSTTVHLIFRFKFGALMHHIMEHTAHHLDSSIPLYRLKEAQQFLENHLPGRIIVQPFSWQWYFETARLCKLYDFKNKCWLDFSGKPTSASLAQAA; encoded by the coding sequence ATGATTGATTCCCCAAACACTTCGATTCCGATCATCTCGCCTGACGCTCCTTTTCCTGGTAGAAGAACGGTACGCAGTTGGCTCATTCCACTGAGCGGTAAAGATACGATGAAGCCATTATTATTGTTGGCTATTGATACTGCTTTATTTGTTTTGTTGATTGCCGCCACCCTTTGGTTCTCCCTGTGGCCCTTGAAAATCGTTGTTGGTTTAATGGCAGGTTTTGTGATTGGACGATTATTCATCTTAGGCCATGATGCATGTCATCAGAGCTTAACGCCTAGTCGTAACTTAAATAAAGTGGTTGGCCGTTTTGCGTTTTTATTCTCATTAACGCCTTACAGCCTGTGGGACATTGGTCACAATGTTGTGCACCATGGACAAACCAATTTAAAGGGCTTTGATTTTGTTTGGGCGCCTTATTCAGTGGAAGAATTTAAGGCTTTATCCCCTACCCGTCGTTTTTTAGAAAAGCTCTACCGTAACGGTTGGGCTCCTGGTTTGTATTATTTTATTGAGATGTGGTGGAACAGGATGTATTTTCCATCAAAGGCTTACATGGGAGCAAAACGCCAAGCTTTTGTATGGGACGGTCTGTTAGTGACTGTTTTTGCTTTTGTTTGGAATGCCTTATTAGTGATTGCCGCTGTCAAGACACATCAGTCTGTCGCACTCTCAGTGGTAATGGGGTTTGTGATTCCCTTCGTCTTTTGGAATTTCATGATTGGCTTTGTGGTGTATGCACACCATACCCATACATCCGTGGCTTGGTATGACAATAAGTCCGAATGGTCTGCAGCTCAACCCTATGTATCAACCACGGTACACCTCATATTCCGTTTTAAATTCGGGGCGTTGATGCATCATATTATGGAGCATACCGCTCATCATCTTGATAGCAGCATACCGTTGTATCGTCTTAAGGAAGCGCAACAGTTCTTGGAAAACCATTTGCCCGGCAGAATTATTGTGCAACCCTTTAGCTGGCAATGGTATTTTGAAACTGCTCGCTTGTGTAAGCTTTATGATTTTAAAAATAAGTGCTGGCTAGATTTTTCTGGTAAACCCACAAGCGCATCACTTGCACAAGCTGCTTAA
- a CDS encoding hydroxypyruvate isomerase family protein, which produces MPRFCANLSWLYQELPFLERFKQASLDGFTAVEHLFPYEFEPQQIAYQLQQYQLSMQLINAPAGNWHEGDRGIAIDPQRQRLFRELFEGQAIPTALALNCPFIHVMSGVMPPTQEQSVAEKTFLNNLEWALNKIASLELTLLIEPISQQTINNYYLTRQAQALAIIDQFSSSQLKLQLDIFHCQLTEGSLTEHIQHALQRQCLGHIQIAGVPLRQEPNDGEVNYSYLFKLLDQYPYQGYVGCEYSPRGNTTAGLDWYFPYRP; this is translated from the coding sequence ATGCCGCGGTTTTGTGCAAATCTCTCTTGGCTGTATCAGGAATTGCCTTTTTTAGAACGTTTCAAACAGGCCAGTTTAGATGGGTTCACGGCAGTGGAGCACCTTTTCCCTTATGAATTTGAACCCCAACAGATTGCTTATCAACTACAACAATACCAATTATCCATGCAACTCATTAATGCTCCGGCGGGTAACTGGCATGAAGGAGATCGCGGTATTGCTATAGATCCCCAACGGCAGCGTTTATTTAGAGAGCTCTTTGAAGGCCAAGCCATCCCCACCGCCTTAGCATTAAATTGCCCCTTTATTCATGTGATGTCTGGGGTAATGCCTCCCACTCAAGAGCAATCTGTGGCTGAGAAGACTTTTCTAAATAATCTGGAATGGGCCTTAAACAAAATTGCGTCCCTTGAGCTTACCTTACTAATAGAACCCATTAGTCAGCAGACCATTAACAATTATTATTTAACCCGTCAAGCTCAAGCCCTCGCCATTATTGATCAATTTAGTAGCTCTCAACTCAAACTTCAATTGGATATTTTCCATTGCCAATTAACTGAGGGCTCATTAACTGAGCATATTCAACACGCTCTTCAGCGTCAATGTTTAGGCCATATTCAAATTGCAGGGGTGCCGCTGCGTCAGGAGCCCAATGATGGTGAAGTGAACTATTCTTATCTCTTTAAGTTACTGGACCAGTATCCCTATCAAGGTTATGTTGGCTGCGAATATAGTCCCAGAGGCAATACAACCGCAGGATTAGACTGGTATTTCCCCTATCGCCCATAA
- a CDS encoding TSCPD domain-containing protein: MTISINKKITGYAVVTESEHKELTQQSADIHLLGEPLSRPDKLVGNTYKIKTPASEHALYITINDILMNEGTAQEHRRPFEIFINSKNMEHFQWIVALTRVMSAVFRKGGDITFLVEELQSVFDPKGGYFKKGGKYTPSLVAEIGEVLQEHLHEIGMLKRNEPEAHQRAFMEAKRKEYTEQQNTSGSHTASGFPEGSQLCTKCSTKAVIIMDNCLTCLNCGDSKCS, from the coding sequence ATGACTATATCGATTAATAAAAAAATTACTGGCTACGCAGTCGTCACCGAATCCGAGCACAAAGAGCTCACCCAACAAAGTGCTGATATCCACTTGCTAGGAGAACCCTTATCACGGCCTGACAAGCTGGTGGGTAATACCTACAAAATTAAAACCCCTGCTAGTGAACATGCCCTGTATATCACCATCAACGATATACTGATGAATGAAGGAACCGCTCAGGAACACCGACGGCCTTTTGAAATATTCATTAACTCTAAGAATATGGAGCATTTTCAGTGGATAGTCGCCTTGACTCGGGTGATGTCAGCGGTATTTCGCAAAGGGGGAGACATTACCTTCCTGGTTGAGGAATTACAAAGTGTCTTCGACCCCAAGGGAGGGTACTTCAAAAAAGGCGGTAAATACACGCCGAGCTTGGTGGCTGAAATTGGAGAAGTATTACAGGAGCATTTACATGAAATTGGGATGCTCAAAAGAAATGAACCTGAAGCCCATCAACGGGCCTTTATGGAAGCTAAACGTAAAGAATATACAGAACAACAGAACACGTCAGGGTCGCACACCGCGTCAGGTTTTCCAGAGGGATCGCAATTGTGTACCAAATGTTCGACTAAAGCCGTGATTATTATGGATAACTGTTTGACCTGCTTAAATTGTGGCGACAGTAAGTGTAGCTAA
- the phaP gene encoding phasin family protein (Members of this family are phasins (small proteins associated with inclusions such as PHA granules). Note that several different families of phasins have been named PhaP despite very little sequence similarity to each other.), which yields MMATTPEQMLKVQQENLERLLSFSKVLLDSTEKVSQASLGAVKQHVLSLHEHATRLAEAKTPQEWYQIQIEYLKPTGNGAQEQVTTTYEVSKETAKEVAGIIQHQVEDFNKRVSEAFNEVLKSMPQGAEPMTAAFNSLLAAGNNAYASAQKAFQQSVELAESNAKNLSQIHKI from the coding sequence ATGATGGCTACTACCCCAGAACAAATGTTAAAGGTGCAACAAGAAAATCTAGAACGATTACTGAGTTTTTCTAAAGTATTGCTAGATAGCACAGAAAAAGTATCTCAAGCCAGTTTGGGAGCAGTGAAACAGCATGTTCTGTCTCTCCACGAGCATGCCACTCGCTTAGCCGAGGCGAAAACCCCGCAAGAGTGGTATCAAATTCAAATCGAGTATTTGAAACCAACGGGTAATGGCGCACAAGAACAGGTCACAACAACCTACGAGGTTTCAAAAGAAACGGCCAAGGAAGTGGCTGGAATCATACAACATCAAGTTGAAGATTTTAATAAGCGGGTCAGTGAAGCTTTTAATGAAGTCTTAAAGAGTATGCCTCAGGGGGCAGAACCCATGACGGCGGCTTTCAATTCTTTACTGGCAGCTGGAAACAATGCTTATGCATCAGCACAAAAAGCGTTTCAGCAGTCTGTTGAGTTGGCTGAAAGTAATGCCAAGAATCTCAGCCAAATACATAAGATTTAA
- the chrA gene encoding chromate efflux transporter produces MNELPSPSLKEALRYWHRLGWVSFGGPVAQVAMMHEDLVLERQWVDEEQFRRALTLCTILPGPEAQQLATYLGWALNGSVGGLCAGLLFILPSIFILIILAYLLVNFGQISFISHFLFGLKPAVFALVAFATFRLTKKYLLQEKELWLAMVAFLMALLHVSFTLIFLGSILTGFLWWRRHKPPGFYDQLGFKFTPRDVRDSVRVIVLVAISWLFPMVILSRLGLQYQWFRQLSMFFTGTALLSFGGAYTVLPYVWSGVTAQHWLSNNDMMNALALGETTPGPLIMIVAFVGFVATWNHIHTVDIHHGWLALIGGLIAVWYTFLPSFLGVLLGAPLVERLGALPDFKYVFSALFAAVVGMMSLLVLRTLGSMVHAGHWQVNAIQLTLGVLAFLVLWKKPHIPVWAVVMACGLVGVVVS; encoded by the coding sequence ATGAATGAATTACCCAGTCCTTCTTTAAAAGAAGCATTAAGGTACTGGCATCGTTTAGGATGGGTGAGTTTTGGTGGCCCTGTTGCACAAGTGGCCATGATGCATGAGGACTTAGTCCTTGAGAGGCAGTGGGTTGATGAAGAGCAGTTTCGCCGAGCATTAACCCTCTGTACTATTTTGCCCGGACCTGAAGCACAGCAACTAGCCACCTATTTAGGCTGGGCTCTAAATGGATCGGTAGGTGGGTTGTGCGCAGGTCTTCTGTTTATATTGCCCTCAATCTTTATTCTTATAATTCTGGCTTATTTGTTGGTTAACTTTGGTCAGATTAGTTTCATTAGTCATTTTTTATTTGGTTTAAAGCCGGCAGTATTTGCTTTGGTGGCCTTCGCTACTTTTAGACTAACCAAGAAATATCTTCTCCAAGAAAAAGAACTGTGGTTAGCTATGGTGGCTTTTTTAATGGCTTTGCTACACGTTTCTTTTACCCTAATCTTTTTAGGCTCCATTCTAACTGGTTTCTTGTGGTGGCGCCGTCATAAACCCCCTGGCTTTTACGACCAACTGGGTTTTAAATTTACTCCACGGGATGTTCGTGATAGTGTCAGGGTAATAGTTTTAGTCGCCATCAGTTGGCTCTTCCCTATGGTGATTTTGTCACGATTAGGGTTGCAATATCAGTGGTTTAGGCAATTAAGTATGTTTTTTACTGGCACGGCTCTGTTGTCTTTTGGCGGGGCTTACACGGTGTTGCCCTATGTCTGGTCCGGGGTCACTGCGCAACATTGGCTGAGCAATAATGACATGATGAATGCCTTGGCTTTAGGAGAAACCACGCCTGGGCCATTGATTATGATAGTGGCCTTTGTTGGTTTTGTGGCGACCTGGAATCATATTCATACCGTGGACATCCATCACGGCTGGCTTGCCTTAATAGGTGGGCTAATCGCTGTTTGGTATACTTTTTTACCAAGTTTTTTAGGTGTCTTGTTAGGGGCTCCCTTGGTTGAGCGTCTGGGAGCTTTACCTGACTTTAAATATGTTTTTTCGGCTCTATTCGCTGCGGTGGTGGGGATGATGTCACTGCTTGTGTTACGCACTCTAGGAAGTATGGTTCATGCAGGGCATTGGCAAGTGAATGCGATTCAATTAACGCTTGGAGTCTTAGCTTTTCTTGTGTTATGGAAAAAGCCACACATTCCAGTATGGGCTGTAGTCATGGCCTGTGGACTAGTGGGTGTGGTGGTCAGTTAA
- a CDS encoding HNH endonuclease, with translation MQPYVLTVDMSGLPQAWVELEEAITYHAKSMVAWSLGNALATFHGGWDCHGTRSEIETKSIIAIKGSNHGAKLIGQQVGLTNGLLFNRDRFTCAYCGDHCQPKHLSRDHILPVSRGGANSWTNVVTACRHCNTKKSNKTPEEARMTLLYIPYTPNRYEHFILKNRHILADQMDYLMAGVPQSSRLHD, from the coding sequence ATGCAACCTTACGTATTAACTGTGGACATGTCAGGTTTACCCCAAGCTTGGGTTGAATTGGAGGAGGCTATCACTTACCACGCCAAAAGTATGGTGGCCTGGTCCTTAGGTAACGCCTTAGCAACTTTTCATGGTGGCTGGGACTGTCACGGAACACGATCAGAAATTGAGACCAAATCCATTATTGCTATAAAGGGTAGCAATCATGGCGCAAAGCTCATTGGCCAACAAGTAGGACTAACCAATGGCTTACTATTTAATCGCGATCGCTTCACTTGCGCCTATTGTGGCGATCACTGTCAGCCCAAACATTTATCACGCGACCACATACTGCCCGTCTCACGAGGGGGGGCCAATAGTTGGACCAACGTCGTGACTGCCTGCCGTCACTGCAACACTAAAAAATCCAATAAAACCCCCGAGGAGGCTCGAATGACTCTCTTATATATCCCCTATACCCCAAATCGTTACGAACATTTCATTTTAAAGAATCGACACATCTTGGCTGACCAGATGGATTATTTAATGGCTGGCGTACCCCAATCCAGTAGACTCCATGACTAA
- a CDS encoding adenosylcobalamin-dependent ribonucleoside-diphosphate reductase — translation MLSAVKLNDSTPQDNVPLQPVSIDIWDKKYRLKNKHGQPVDETIDNTFIRVARALADTEATPEKRAYWYDKFLWALRRGAIPAGRITSNAGAQEHKPATSTINCTVSGIIEDSMNGILEKVHEAGLTLKAGCGIGYEFSTLRPKGAFVAGAGAYTSGPLSFMDIYDKMCFTVSSAGGRRGAQMATFDISHPDVIDFIKAKREAGRLRQFNLSCLITKEFMEAVKEDRDWLLAFPMTESEAHVDSVNIPLSPDVIWREWPVQNKYITREDGKVACRVYKTIKAKRLWDIIMSSTYDYAEPGFILIDRVNEMNNNWWCENIRATNPCGEQPLPPYGACLLGSVNLTKFVKKPFTDHAFFDWEEYREVIRIFTRMLDNVVDVNGLPLPQQQNEIIRKRRHGMGYLGLGSTLTLLKMTYGSEDSLVFTDAVTRIMAEEGWHVGVQLAEEKGPAPIMEELFDVTTEMLSKRPEMVQDGIKLGDKLAGKVLLGKYSRYMQQFSTELQQEIAVKGVRFTHHTSIAPTGTISLSLGNNASNGIEPSFAHHYSRNVIREGKKSKEKVDVFSYELLAYREFVNPQAIPFAETQEATLPDYFVDSSSIAATAHVDIQAAAQKWIDSSISKTINVPTDYPYEDFKDIYFYAYEKGLKGCTTFRFNPEAFQGVLVTEKDLENTTYRFTLEDGSTVEVKGNEDIVYDGETHTAANLYDALKEGYYGKF, via the coding sequence ATGCTTTCAGCTGTCAAATTAAACGACTCCACACCACAGGATAACGTTCCTCTACAGCCTGTATCAATTGATATTTGGGATAAAAAGTATCGCCTGAAAAATAAACATGGACAACCCGTTGACGAGACGATTGATAATACGTTTATTCGTGTCGCAAGAGCCTTGGCTGACACGGAAGCGACACCTGAAAAACGTGCCTACTGGTACGATAAATTTTTATGGGCCCTCAGACGGGGCGCTATCCCTGCGGGACGCATTACTTCTAATGCGGGGGCTCAAGAACATAAGCCTGCCACCAGCACAATTAACTGCACAGTCTCTGGCATTATTGAAGACAGCATGAATGGTATTTTAGAAAAGGTTCATGAAGCAGGTCTAACCCTTAAGGCGGGTTGTGGCATTGGTTATGAGTTTTCCACCTTGCGTCCAAAGGGAGCTTTTGTGGCTGGGGCAGGCGCTTACACCTCAGGCCCCCTCTCCTTCATGGATATCTATGACAAGATGTGTTTTACGGTCTCCTCCGCGGGTGGGCGCCGAGGAGCACAAATGGCGACCTTTGATATTTCTCATCCTGATGTCATTGACTTTATAAAAGCCAAACGTGAAGCAGGACGATTAAGACAATTTAACCTCTCTTGTCTCATTACAAAAGAATTCATGGAGGCCGTGAAAGAGGACAGGGACTGGCTACTCGCCTTTCCTATGACGGAAAGCGAAGCCCATGTGGACAGTGTTAACATTCCTTTGTCGCCGGACGTTATTTGGAGAGAGTGGCCGGTACAGAATAAATATATTACACGCGAGGATGGTAAAGTGGCCTGTCGTGTCTATAAAACCATCAAAGCCAAACGATTATGGGACATCATTATGTCCTCCACCTATGATTATGCAGAACCTGGTTTTATATTAATTGATCGGGTTAATGAAATGAATAACAACTGGTGGTGTGAAAACATTCGCGCCACCAACCCTTGTGGCGAGCAACCTCTACCGCCTTACGGCGCGTGCTTATTAGGGTCAGTTAACCTAACAAAATTTGTCAAAAAACCTTTCACTGATCACGCTTTTTTTGATTGGGAAGAATATCGCGAGGTAATTCGTATTTTTACACGAATGCTTGACAATGTGGTTGATGTGAATGGACTACCCTTGCCTCAACAACAGAACGAGATTATTCGTAAACGTCGCCATGGCATGGGCTACTTAGGTTTAGGCTCTACTCTGACATTACTTAAAATGACCTATGGCAGTGAAGATTCTCTGGTGTTTACCGATGCCGTGACACGCATCATGGCTGAGGAGGGTTGGCATGTTGGCGTCCAGCTAGCCGAAGAGAAGGGGCCAGCTCCCATCATGGAAGAATTATTCGACGTCACCACAGAAATGTTGAGTAAGCGTCCTGAAATGGTTCAAGATGGTATTAAGTTGGGTGACAAGCTGGCGGGTAAAGTACTACTGGGAAAATATAGCCGTTACATGCAGCAGTTTTCAACAGAATTGCAACAGGAAATTGCTGTAAAAGGGGTGCGCTTTACTCATCACACCTCGATTGCGCCCACAGGAACCATCTCTTTGTCTCTTGGGAATAATGCGAGCAATGGGATCGAACCCTCTTTCGCCCACCACTATAGCCGTAACGTCATTCGTGAGGGGAAAAAATCCAAAGAAAAAGTCGATGTATTTTCTTATGAATTGTTAGCCTATCGAGAATTTGTGAACCCACAGGCGATACCCTTTGCTGAGACACAGGAAGCAACACTACCAGACTACTTTGTTGATTCCTCTTCTATTGCTGCAACAGCACACGTAGATATTCAAGCTGCAGCACAAAAATGGATTGATAGCTCTATCTCGAAAACCATTAACGTTCCCACTGACTATCCTTATGAGGATTTCAAGGATATTTATTTTTATGCCTATGAAAAAGGATTAAAAGGATGCACGACTTTTCGCTTTAATCCTGAGGCTTTCCAAGGCGTTTTGGTGACCGAGAAAGATCTAGAAAACACCACTTATCGTTTCACACTTGAGGATGGATCCACGGTAGAAGTAAAAGGTAATGAAGACATTGTCTATGATGGTGAAACCCATACCGCAGCTAATTTATACGATGCCCTTAAAGAAGGCTATTACGGTAAGTTTTAA